One genomic window of Gossypium hirsutum isolate 1008001.06 chromosome D11, Gossypium_hirsutum_v2.1, whole genome shotgun sequence includes the following:
- the LOC107924051 gene encoding protein NPGR2, with protein MKSKIRIKQPRRGGLRRDLGQIMKCLCTGEQLRKVDEMIPSSESLAAKDYSLSGYSSKIGVPEKKPDTRNIEEAELSLRESSSLNYEEARALLGRIEYQKGNIEAALHVFEGIDIAAISPKMKLTLSKRVDRRKRRSHDYAPPPMSIHAVSLLLEAIFLKAKSLQHLQRFREAAQSCTVILDIVESSLPEGLPENFGADCKLQETLIKAVELLPELWKFGDSPHEAILSYRRALLHQWNLDAETTARIQKQFAIFLLYCGGEASPPNLRCQIDSSFVPRNNIEEAILLLMILLRKVSLKRIEWDPSILDHLSFALSMSGDLRALANQIEELLPGVISRKERYNFLALCYYGAGEDLVALNLLRKLLQSNEDPHCVPALLMASRICGGKPNLAEEGIKFAHRALESLDEECSELEGTGNLLLGVARSTHSNSALSDSERVSRQSEALQALERAWKITSMKDPNILYYLCLENAEQRKLEAALYYAKYLLKLEGGSNIKGWLLLARILSAQKRFVDGEIVLNAALDQTGKWDQGELLRTKAKLQIAQGQLKSAIETYSQLLAVLQVQSKSFGSGKRLHKDHSSRSFEQEIWHDLAYLYISLSQYQDAEVCLSKSKAINSYSAIRSHATGVLYEGKGLLKEALKAYWNALGMDPNHALSLISAAVVLRQLGGQSDAVVKSLLMNALRVDRMNPSAWYTLGLLHKDEDSPSSLCEAAQCFEAAVILEESAPVEPFR; from the exons ATGAAGAGCAAAATACGGATTAAACAGCCGAGAAGAGGTGGACTTAGGCGGGATTTAGGGCAGATAATGAAGTGTTTATGCACTGGAGAACAATTAAGAAAAGTAGACGAAATGATACCTTCATCAGAATCCCTTGCTGCCAAAGATTATTCACTGAGTGGTTATTCTTCTAAAATTGGTGTTCCTGAGAAAAAGCCAGATACTAGGAATATAGAAGAAGCTGAATTGTCCCTGCGTGAAAGTAGTTCACTTAATTATGAG GAAGCTAGAGCATTGCTAGGAAGAATTGAATATCAGAAAGGAAATATAGAAGCTGCACTGCATGTGTTTGAAGGAATAGATATTGCGGCAATATCTCCCAAAATGAAACTCACCCTTTCCAAAAGAGTTGATCGACGTAAGAGGCGATCTCATGACTATGCTCCTCCACCAATGTCTATACATGCTGTTAGTTTACTACTAGAAGCGATCTTTCTAAAAGCAAAATCATTGCAGCATCTCCAGAGGTTTAGAG AAGCTGCTCAAAGTTGTACAGTCATTCTGGACATAGTTGAATCTTCCTTACCAGAAGGCTTGCCTGAAAATTTTGGTGCTGACTGTAAATTGCAGGAGACTCTAATCAAGGCAGTCGAGCTGCTTCCAGAATTATGGAAATTTGGTGATTCTCCACATGAAGCAATCTTGTCCTACCGGCGAGCTCTTCTCCATCAGTGGAATCTTGATGCAGAAACTACTGCAAGGATTCAAAAACAGTTTGCCATTTTTCTTCTGTATTGTGGAGGTGAAGCAAGCCCCCCAAACCTCCGCTGCCAAATCGACAGTTCGTTTGTCCCTAGGAATAACATAGAGGAAGCTATACTCCTGTTAATGATACTTCTAAGAAAAGtatctttgaaaagaattgaATGGGATCCGTCAATTTTGGATCATTTGTCATTTGCTCTCTCCATGTCTGGGGATTTGAGAGCTTTGGCTAACCAAATAGAAGAACTGCTTCCAGGGGTTATTAGCCGCAAAGAGAGATACAATTTTCTAGCTCTCTGTTATTACGGAGCAGGTGAGGATTTGGTTGCTTTGAATCTATTGCGGAAATTGTTACAGAGTAATGAGGATCCACACTGTGTTCCAGCATTGTTAATGGCATCAAGAATTTGTGGGGGAAAACCTAATCTTGCGGAAGAAGGGATTAAATTTGCTCATAGAGCTCTTGAAAGCCTGGATGAAGAATGCAGTGAGTTGGAAGGTACTGGTAACCTTCTATTGGGTGTGGCTCGATCGACACATTCAAACTCAGCCTTATCTGATTCTGAGAGGGTGTCCAGACAGTCTGAGGCCCTTCAGGCCTTGGAACGGGCTTGGAAAATTACAAGTATGAAAGACCCTAACATTCTTTACTACCTCTGCCTGGAAAATGCTGAGCAGAGAAAGTTGGAAGCTGCGCTATATTACGCAAAGTATTTGCTAAAACTAGAAGGTGGTTCTAACATTAAAGGGTGGTTGTTGTTGGCTCGCATATTGTCAGCTCAAAAACGTTTTGTGGATGGTGAAATCGTTCTCAATGCAGCCTTGGACCAAACTGGCAAATGGGATCAGGGAGAATTATTGCGCACCAAGGCTAAGCTTCAAATTGCACAGGGACAGCTCAAGAGTGCAATTGAGACATACAGTCAGCTTCTTGCTGTTCTTCAAGTTCAGAGTAAAAGCTTTGGTTCTGGCAAAAGGCTTCATAAG GATCATTCTTCAAGAAGTTTCGAACAGGAGATATGGCATGATCTAGCTTATCTCTACATAAGCTTGTCACAGTATCAGGATGCTGAGGTTTGCCTTTCAAAATCCAAGGCCATCAATTCTTACTCTGCTATTAGAAGTCATGCCACTG GTGTACTTTACGAGGGAAAAGGCTTATTAAAAGAAGCTCTGAAGGCTTACTGGAATGCTTTGGGCATGGACCCGAATCATGCCCTGAGCTTGATATCTGCAGCGGTTGTGTTGAGACAACTTGGCGGCCAATCTGATGCAGTGGTGAAAAGCTTGCTGATGAATGCTCTCCGAGTTGATAGAATGAATCCGTCAGCATGGTATACTCTGGGTCTCCTTCACAAAGATGAAGATTCTCCGTCTTCACTATGTGAAGCAGCTCAATGCTTTGAGGCTGCAGTTATTCTTGAAGAATCGGCGCCTGTTGAGCCTTTCAGATAG
- the LOC121223773 gene encoding uncharacterized protein codes for MNTKTMRLPPRRVSMPSNNVKRKERDDFDLQHLHLPPPPAKLPKPAAPLAASQKAARPVLSNQLLAGYLAYEFLTRETLFGQPWDPAQPQQPATDSGRGIKEDAEPSDRSRAGDFESKPREDNHQRYVEVASLLKTDGAHIPGIVNPTQLARFLQM; via the coding sequence ATGAACACCAAAACGATGCGTCTCCCGCCCCGTCGGGTTTCCATGCCCAGCAACAACGTCAAGCGAAAAGAGAGAGACGATTTTGACCTCCAACACTTACACCTTCCCCCTCCGCCCGCAAAATTACCCAAGCCGGCTGCCCCCTTAGCCGCTTCTCAGAAAGCCGCCCGCCCGGTTCTCTCCAACCAACTCCTAGCTGGATACCTGGCCTACGAGTTCCTCACTCGTGAAACACTGTTCGGCCAACCGTGGGACCCGGCCCAACCGCAACAACCAGCCACTGATTCCGGGAGGGGAATCAAAGAAGACGCCGAGCCAAGCGACAGATCCAGAGCAGGCGACTTCGAGTCGAAGCCGAGGGAGGATAATCATCAAAGGTACGTGGAAGTGGCGAGTTTGCTCAAGACTGATGGAGCCCATATACCTGGCATCGTCAACCCGACCCAGCTAGCTCGTTTCTTACAGATGTGA